ttaaatatttgtggctCCTTTATATAAGATATTTGTattcaatgatttttttattttattttttaaagatcaaTTCCTttgaaaatggttcagtatttaCTCAAATTCTGTTCTTCTAAAAGTTGATACAACATCCATGTTGAGTATTTGGTTTATTTACACCAGAGGTGCCCAAACTCTCTTCTGGAGGGCTGCTGTCCTGCAGTTTAGATCCATCTTCAGTTAGACACCTGAACCAGCTgatcaagctcttactaggcatactagaaaccTCGAggcaggttggagctaaactctgcaggacctcggccctccaggactgagtttgggcaTTACTATGCATGTgtatactataaaaaatatttaatgcctATGATGAATGCGCTAGTTCATAATATCACCTCTCTATTTGTGTTGTATGTTTGTGCATTGTAactaaaaaggtttttatttttacgcTGTCACGACTAGTTGAACAATGTTTCTATTACttaattttaaaatcttttcaGTCAGGGGAAAACTTCTGGAGCATTTGTGCCCCTCGAGGACATTAGAAAGCTATGAAAGGATATTTTAAAAGCCTGACAGAAAATCTAGCTCTAAATTAGTATTGGTAATGACATGAGCGTCAACAAATTACTAGGTATTTCCGTGTAGTGggtcttttattttgacactgggTTCTGTCGTGAATTCACGTGACGGCGACTTTCAGACGGAAACATGGCTTTTCTTACAGAGGATCAGTTCACTGCTTTACAGCTGCTTTTAAAGGTATGCAATATAATACATTATCAGTTACTTATCCATATAGATTGTGTAAATGTCCGTTAACTAGACTGAGCTTTAGtgtattctgtcattatttactcttcaTTCAGGCTCCGTCTAAAGATGCAGTTCGGCAGATCTGCACAGAGAGTTACCCAGCCGGAGCCTCCAAGTGTCAGTCTACAGTAGAAAAAACTGCGAATGCTCTCTCTGTGTCCAATAGTGAAGCGATGCAGGTGGGTTCGTGTCATTTAGTCTATTTGATTACAAATATTCCAGCTCCGAGACAACAGTAAACAGCTCTGTTTGTTTACAATTGTTATCGGTTGTATTTTCAAGAAGTGTACAATAAtcaaagtgtatgtgtgttttatctTACTCAATTAGTTATCTATTCAACATATTTACTGGTCATGAATTTAACCTAACTCAAAAGTAAATTTTAGTCACAAATGTTACTGATGGTGGGATTGAATGGATTAATGTTAATGTAAAGCAtacaaattcatttaaatgttgCTTGTGCtaatatttcctttatttttattaatctacAGTTGCTGACAGCTTTTCACATGCTCTCGCATCATGTTGTGTACCAGAATTTAACCTCTCCAGAACAGATCTTGCCAATTTTCCCAGAATCATTCCACTCGAACCTGAAGAATCTGATCACCAAAATTCTTTTGGAAAACAGGTGGATGTATCtgtaatatttttacagaaaTCTGCTTGAGTAATTTACCCTGCTAACTCATTTTTGGTGTTAATATTTTTAGTGTCACATGGAGAAATGAAGCTTTGTCCAGTCAAAGTGAGTGAGATGATAATACAGTTCATCGTATCACAAGATGGTTGATGACATTTATTCTTTGCATCTGGTCCATAATGAAAGCATTTTGGTGCTGTGAAGTTAtaacatatgtattttttttatagtttcacTGCCAAAGCTGGTGGATTTGGAGTGGCGAGTGGACATGAAAACGGCTTCAGACTCCTTGAGTCGTATGGCTGTGCCAACTTGTCTGTTGCAAATGAAAGTAAGATACAGCCATATTATATgatgtaatttacatttatgctaaTCAGATATGTATAAAGATAGTTATCtgtaataagaataaaatattgtttttttcaactgatattaaatattttattcaagatttaaagtaatgttttaatacaacttcaaaatcactctcacaacTCTGTTTATGTGTAGCTCCAGGACACTCCTTGCATTAGCGGCGGTCCAAGTGAGTCCACAGTTACAATGGAGCTGAGCAAAGAGACACTGGACACCATGATAGACGGTTTGGGTCGCATCAGGGACCAGCTGAGTACAGTGGCAAGGAAGTAGATCTGAATAAAAGATGTTGCCCGGACACCTGTCTGTGGACATACAGACTGATGGACATGGGAAAgatgtcaaaacaaaacaaaatggacgtaaaataaaaaaagaaatgtatactagGTTAACTGATTCAGTATGTAAATGAGTTTGCTCGTTTTGATTTgtggtttgtttttcatttattaaacattgttatatgaaAATTGTCCCTACTAGACATTTTTCCATTGCAAAACTACTTTTTATGGTCATGGAAAATATTCACAGCAATAAACTGAACAAAATCCTTATCATGTTTCTTTGTTTAATAAATTTACTCGATGAACCTGCTATGTTCTTTTACTTTACTTGCACGACATACCGCTGGGGGCTAATAGCTTGAGTGGGTTCGCATATATGTGAAAGGTTGGtgtgtttttagcatatttaccACCGAGGTACATTAAATACTGTTTCTGTTACATGTGAGTTAAAAGAGATGATCTAGTCTACAACATGGGAAGTCATTCTCGGTGTTATCTGACAACTGTGTGCATGGCCATGAGAGGCGCTGTATACTTAATAGCTTCCCTGAAAGTGAGAAATGTGACAAAATAAAAGTGTAGGGTGGCAATACCACAAAACCCTTTacaatattgtttttgaaatgaaGACTAGGCTGAAGTCTTTAAATacgataaataaaatgtaaataaaaacaagtggggacaataaaaaataagtaactaAATAATAAGAGCGAAAAATTAATTGAAACAGCAAGACACTTAGAAAAATTACATTGTGTTAAGAATATTGCTTGATGTCAAAGTTTCATACGTTAAGACATTAAGAAAGTCAGGAACAGGAGGTTTTAATTTTGACACGCGGGTGAACCGGAAGAGCAAATTAGTGTTTACAGTCGCATGCCGCTtgtatttattgtgttatttttataaaaactgacTATAAGATTCAACCCGCAATTAAATCcatagaaaaagaagaagaaagtgacTATAACGCTCTCGTGGTGATGATGAGACGGCTGTACTGCACTGCAGGAGCGGGGATGGAGGAGCTGCTGGCCGAGGAGCTACCAGCACAAACTCTGCGCCACTCAAGTACGTTATACGGGCATTTTATTGAGGTTATTCATTAtttcacaccaagaatgaaatGCAGAAGTAAATAACTAGATAATTTACTGTAAAAGATGTTCTGCATGTGTATTTTCATCCACCTGTTATATCTCAACTTTCCCATGATGAtgtgttatttgtgtttttgtcatgtgcTTTGTTTGTGTCAGGTGAGCAGATTCCAGGTAGAGTTTTTTTCTGCAGCAATGCTGATCTACAAACCGTGACACAACTCAAGTCTGCAGAGAGGCTGTTTATCCTCCTACGCAAATCCGAAGCCCTCTCACTCCCCAACAACCCAGGTGTGAATCAAGGAGAATTCACTGTTCTGATTGGTTTAAAACAGGTGACAtagtaaagagaaaaaaaaaacccagcaacTTTATTTAGTGTACAAAAATCTACTTGTGCAAATAATCACTGCCCATTGCTGTCATGAAAACATTTTAGTGAATGTACTGTGAAACCTTCGATTAAGTCTTATTTGTTTAATGGAAATCACACTTCATTCAGCAGGTTGTGAGAGACTTTCAGTAGATCATTTGCCCTATTTACTGTAGGCATTCAAGAGATCAGAACCAGTGTACTACATTATTCTGACATGCAGCCCATTTTACTGACTGATCTTCCCTTTTCTTCTTTTAATAGCAAAGGCAGCCTGCTGTTATAAAGCAGAGAGTTGTGGGAGATCCAGACATTTGGAGGCAGACCTTCTTAACCTGGACAGCCCTGCAACAAGAGCTTTCAGAAGCAGCAAGCAGCGTGgacagaagagaaagagagaggatgaAGAAGAGTGTATGAACACACCATCCTTCAGAGTGAGCTGCCGATGTAGTGGAGTCATTGCCCGCTCTTATACCTCTCaggtgtttattttgtaatatttttcatgGTATGTTTTAATGTGCTCTGTATAATGCAATCTTAAAATGCAGTCTAATTTAAACCTTGTAATAAACAGACATCATAAAGGATTTAAGCTAATTTTTACATGCAAATTGTTATGCAATATCAATGATatcaattataaaatgtaaaaacaaatgctaaaaataagcattttcgTCAGTGGTCTCAAATTTGATTATATATTGATGAAAATATTAATCCATTTATAATCCTGACTTATTCAgcttctgtgtgtatgtgtagagaCTGAGTCGTATCATTGGGATGGCCATCAAAGAAGATCTTGGGTGGAAGGTGGACCTAAGAGATCCTGTTTTTGAGGTATGCacacttacaaaataaaatataaaacacaataagTGCATAAACACACTGAACCATGGCATTCAAATGTTTATGCataaatgcatgcaaacaaatACTACATATGCCACTAATATGTTTACAATTACTTTAGCTGTGGTGGTTTAAATGCTACTATTTTGGTTGTCTCTTTGTTTAACTAGGTAAATGTGTATTTAAGCGATGACCACTGCATTGTAGGCATCCCTCTCTTGAAGTAAGTAACTGCCCATATAACATTTGGAAGTCTGTCAATTTAAAATCTAATGCAGTGTGTGGTTTCTTCAGGCATCCTCTGTCTAGTCGATCTTATATGAAACACAACGGGTTTACGTTCTACGATAGCCTGGGCCATGAGCTCTCTTTGCCCTAAAAAGGTGAGGTCTAGAATGAACTTGTAGTAGGCAAATGCGCACATACACAGTAGAATCATTAAATCAGCAGCATTAGCACAGTAATCTCTAGTTCCTTAGAGTGAAGTGGAAATGTGTTCATACCTGACAAGTCCTTATCTTGACTAGCATATTAAGaatatacattaccattcaaaagctcaaaacacttgtgctgctttatattttttgtggaaacaatgatacattttgatgaaaggaaacttcaaaagaacagagttttatttgaaaaataaatcttttgtaacatgaaTATCTCTTTAGTGTTGAATCGATTTGTTGaattaaagctatgaaacttTAGCATTTCATAGTTTCTGTGctcttctctctcactctctctccacaGCTGAATGATTGTGTGATTTTAGACCCAATGTGTGGAGTTGGTGCTGTGTTGTTAGAAGCAGCTCAGGAGTATTCAGTATGTAAACACAAATCACATACTCTAAATATCACATGCAAATTCTCACACACACCATTCACATCTGACTAACTTTATACATTGTGTTTGGCTTCAGAATGCTGTATTTCTAGGCATGGATACAGACTTGTTGCAGTTGCAAAAAGCTGCAGATAACGTCAATCATCTGAATGGAAGGAAGAGTGCAGCTACTTCAGTCTTCTGCCATGGGTTTGGACAAATTCTCTCCCCTTTTATCATCTCTGACCCTGTTTAGCCTACTTAAATTTGTGTCGGCTTTCAGGTGTTCTGTGCACATGTAAACAGTAATAAAATCAGCTGTAAACAggtttgaaaacattttgtgatcAGTTCAGAAATTTGTGTGACTATATTGTTAATGTTCATGCTATTGCATCCTGATGCCGTCTGGATAACAGGAAAGCACCGCCTAGCTGCACTAAAACTAGAGCTTTAAAGGAGTAGCTCATCCAAAagggattatttgatgaaaattttACCCACctccaggccatccaagatgtatgtaagtttctttattaatcagaacagatttggagaaatgtagcattacatcacttggtcACCGACgcttcctctgcagtgaatgggtggagtcagaataagagtccaaacagctgataaaaaacatcacaataatccaccagtaatccacacaactctagTCCATCAGTTTATGTctggtgaagtgaaaagctgtgtatttctaagaaacaaatccgTCATTAAGGAGCATTATTTTAATCCTTCGCTTCTGGCCGAAACACCAGTCCATAATCCTTAGTAATGCCTCCCCCAGTGAAAATACATCCTCTGgtgttctctcacatcaaaatccaccttCATATTCATTTAGAATGGTTCTGTATTGTTtgacttgtaaacagtgcttgatctgtatTTCTCTCTTAATTCAGACAATATGTGAACTTGGactaccataaatgtatcaaaacttaatttttgattagtaatatacattgctaagaattcatttagacaacttcaaaggtgattttctcagtatttgatttttttgctcactcagattccagattttcaatagttgtatctcagccaaacattgtccgatcctaataaaccatacatcaatggaaaacttatttatttgaaaaatttacgttttaagactggttttgtggtccagggtcacatatgactTTTTCCCTGNNNNNNNNNNNNNNNNNNNNNNNNNNNNNNNNNNNNNNNNNNNNNNNNNNNNNNNNNNNNNNNNNNNNNNNNNNNNNNNNNNNNNNNNNNNNNNNNNNNNATCAAGTGcagaaaataatgaaagaaaatgcACTATTCAACCCAAATAGCCAGCAAATagaatagttttaataaaatagaagtatttttctGAAGTTTAGTATGGGAGATTGGGGCTATTTGTCACAGTTCACAGTTAAAAGAGAGTTCATCAATGCACACTTTCtgttttgtgacaacatgccccattaGCAATGTAGGAGTTGTCACAAACTTGCCATTATTTCTAATATAgactttttttatcataaaaagctATGAATAATGGAACAAACTAAATTTAGAggaacaataaatattaaatttgaaaaacaaaacaaaaactaaaaattgttttgataatcatataaaaaatgaaataaaattataatgtgtGAAATGTGACGCATAAAGAAAAATGACACCACTTAGAACCGTTTTGTGTTCCCTTAACTTAAAAGGGTAAACATGCCAAAACTGTTGAAAGAGTAACCATTtaggctatttttattttaccctaCTATCAAAACACTAAAGAAAAAAGTCAGGAAAGATAACTTTGAAGACTTTCACTTTGAAAATCATTGCACTAACCAGTCATAACAAAAAGCACTAAATACAATGTGACTTTTTCATAACATGACCTTCAGGTCACTGGTGAGTAAAAGAGGTGACCAGCGTCAAAAAAATCAGGTCACCATACTGAGCAGATTATTTATGCTTGACATGAAAAATACACTGGATAACAAAAAGTCACAAACACAGacaagtaaaaagaaaaagagaaaaaaagaggtgAACGAGAGCAGATCATCCACTCAAAAGAAACACACActtggacaaacacacacaacattgcaaaacaaaaaattactatATTCATGTATCATTCGTGTAaaacaaaatgtgctttttttaaaaagaattatCCTTTCTATTATTTTTTCCTATGATAAACATAAAGGAGAATGGGACTGTCAAGATCCAAACggacaaaaacaccataaaaacacTTCTATGATACTTCTGAAGCTTCATTATAACCACACAGAAAAGAGCAACctgcacattcttcaaaatgtcttattcACATGCAGGTTTTGTAATGCCAAGAATGAATAAATTGATGATTCATTTCAATGTCtgactgaactatccctttaaactaaaTGCAAATTTAATTCCATACACTATTTAAAGAGCAGATTGAGGAACACAAAATGCCCGCACGGACCCGAAACCAGAAAGAATGACAAAGCTGCAACACTTGCAATTCAAACTTGTGTTTGTAAAGAGAAATATGCCACGGAATCACGGCTCGCTGGAGTTCACATAAAAAGACAGATCAGATAAAGTTTCCTCCTTCCTTATAACAACCTCGCTCTCATCACCTCAAAACTCTGGTACGGTAACCGTAACTTTTCTGACAGATTCCCACTCGGAGCGCACTTCCTAGCAAGAAAACAAAGGATCCGGAGGAGAGAGAGCAGCGCTTTGAAACAGAGCAGGACATTAAACTAACAGCTGAGCTCGATCCCCTCCCTTTGTTTTCCATCAGGGAATTCTTGCCCTCTGAAACTGCAATGACTTACGTATGTCTCCTAGCTGTTCTTTGTCTTTCTTCTTCCAGTCCTGAAGGTCTGACACTTACCTCTCAGGCAGAACATGTCTCTCCTGTCTCTTCCACTGCGTGTTGGTATTCGCGGGGAAATGTGTCAAGAGTTTTGCAGCGCACTGTCCTCACACAGCCCCCGTCCCTCCAgagcacaaacactcacacaggtTCATAGACACTATCTGTAACCCCCTCCCTCGCTTTCACccacgtatacacacacacacggtggcAACCTGCCAGCTCATGCGCCCTGGGAAAGTGTTATCCCAGCCCATAGTCCAGCCGTTCCATAGGACTGACACTGCAGGACAAAGGACAGAGAGGtggagagattgtgtgtgtgagagagagagagagagagaccccctccttctctctctctctcttcatccccGTCTGCAGCACTGCAAAAGCATTGATTGTTCTTAACTTTGCTGTCAGCAGTTCAGCCGTCGCTGGCttttgacacacacaaagttaaaTATAGCTAAATCCCCTCGACTCCATTGTTTGTTACAGGAATAAAAGGTCATTGTCCTAGGCTGTCATCGACCGCTAATGCTCAGTCTAATAgccaaaacacacaaaacatgcttTCTGCGCTGCATTTTAAACATGTCATGTGTAGATAGTTAATCTAACAACATCTGAATGCAAATACAGTATACATGAAACCCTTTTCAACTCTACTAGAACGTCATTTCTGTCAATGTAATAGTTTTGTCAATGCCAGTGCTGTTTTACTTTAACTGAAAACACTGGTGTTGACTGTGGAGTGAGAATAAATAGGATGTCTTCTTAACTAATTAAATCAAACTGTTAAACTTGGACTCCTTACAAGAAAATCCCAGACTATCACAAGGTAAATCAAATCACGTTGCTGGGAACCTAGTTTTAAATTCTGTATTTTTACTAAACCTGTGTGATAGACTTAATAAACACAGTTAAGTGAGACTATACaggcattttattaaaatagggtGAATCTGTTAATCAGCCAATTCAAAATGTCCAGGTCATCtcgaaaattaaaagaaaaataagaaattatacgTGGTATAaggaaaattattttcatgacaatcaaGCATATTTTAACCCAAATTTTCATTGCCATAATGCCAcataaacaatccttttttttctttttttttggccaaattagattttttttttttctgataacatTGTGCAGGAAAATCTCAGTCCtatgtcaggtttttttttctctcaaaccaaaacatttgttttattttcatttactcatttttattttagtgtaacaTACTGGCTACATGTTCTTAAAGTTCACCCATTAATAGACCAGGTTCATATTTCAAAAAAGCGCTggtctttgaactttctattcaaataaccatagtatagggtccaattcacactgataactagctgcttattagcatgtctattattaacatattggctgtttattagtgcttataaagtacatataatgcatgacatccataatcctacccaattccctaaacttaacaactaccttataaactataagtaagcatcaaataaggagttatttgaggcaaaagttatagttaatggttagttaatagtgtgaattggaccctaaaataaagtgtgaccacatGTATCATGGATTCcacaaatattgagcagcacagaggtttcaacattaataattataagaaaggtttcttaagcactaaatcagcatgatttctgaaggatcatgtgatgctgaggactggagtaatggctgatgaaaattcagctttgccatcacaagaataaattactttttcaaatattttaacacagagaacagttattttaaatgtgtaataatatttggtaatatttgttttttgtttgatcaaatacatgcagtcaGTAAGAGCATTTCCTTCAAAAAATATCTCACTGAACTTTTGAACACTAGCATAGTAACTGttgcatgtgcaatgacaatgCCAAACCCATACTCTGTCGGTCACCCTGACACCTTCCAGTCCTGATGAAACCCTCGACAAAATGTTCTGTACAGGCGATAGCACAAACCGACAAGCTCCACGTGTCCTCTGCTTACCTCTGTGATGGAGAGGAGCATAAACCCACTCATCATAGTCATCGTCATTATCCAGCTGCTCTCTGTGGCAGGGGAGGAATCGTCCACGCTGCTCAGAAAGAGTGGAAAGACCCAGAGCACCAAGGGTTCGAGGTACAGGGTGACTCTTGCCTTCTGCCAACTCCCCTCTGTACCTCAGAAAACTCCTCTCTCCCCACATCTCCAAGAACCAGTGCCAACAAAAGCCTGACTTGAACCGAAGAGTCAGGCACGTCTCCAGATGCCCCACATTTGCGCAAAACAGCAGCTTAAATCACTCAAACATGAAGGGATTTATAAACAAGGGCGGGCCCTCTCTAGAATATCCATGCTTCAAAATATGATGAAATTGTCCTCATTAGCTGCACTACAAGTAGTGCTGGTCTTCGGCATGCCTTTAAGCTCCAAAATACATCTTCTTTGTTTGTCTAAGTGAGTTTGACTCCAAACAAGCAAAGTGCACTCTCAGGAAGTCCTAAGAAAAACTTTTGGACACAAAGTAGGGAACTTCCTCTGCTCCCCAGCTGTGACACGTCGGTGCGCTGGcgtgagcaagtgtgtgtgtgtgcgtaagtGTGCACACTCATGTGCTCCACCAGCTCGGCTGTGTCTGCTCCAGCACTGTTTCTGTATACTCTTTCTTTAGGTGGAGCAAAATAAACTCCCATCTGTTATGAATAAGGCGATTTGAAGTGATATTAAACTGAACAGCTCCTGGCTAAACCTCAAGATTCTCACACTACTCCTGTCTGATCTTCATAAGGCAACACTTTAGCGTGGTCCACATGTACTCTATAAATAGATAAGGCGGATTAATCGCTTTAGAGCGTCTTATGGCTGAGCAGGGAAAGGCTCTTAGTCCTGACACATAATGTGtctgttattttaatgaattttgcaTGATTATTCATCTATGATGAGTACAGACGGACAGTAcagaaacaaatacacaaaaacaggTTAATGTGAATGTATCCAatacaaaaacactgcaaaatCAGAGCAGATATGAAATGTTACTTGTTCATTGACTTTGATCAGCTGCAGTAATAGCATTGCTTTCCgagaaaaaaaggaataaaaaaaaccacaatattttaaatctcacatttAGAGGTGGATATACATCTCTTTCTTAGTTTAAAGACTGTCCtttgatataaataattatttatgtgaTTCATACATCAGCTAATGGCGTACAAATTGGAGTTTCAAAAGTCTGTACATTTTCAGAGTTCCAGACTGTGACTAAAATGTttgctaatgcaataaaaatgtgacattttaaagtccAGTCATGAAAACATTGTGTAAGGTATCATCTCATAGGATtccaatattaaattatattataagatTGCTATATTTGTTTTCAACATGCAAAAACCACTGCAGCACGAATTGTgatgtcccattttcaaacaaGTGACTCTTTTGAACGAGTTCTTTTTAACGAGTCAGTGAAAAAGATTCAAGGATTTGCTTATGAGTGACATTTATATCGCACAAATAGTATTTTTATCAATCAGCAAATTAAAGAAATTCTTCTGAATGAGTCCTTCTCCCTTGTGGTGTGTTTCTTGGGTTGCACGTTTTTTACCATTTACTCATATCGGTGCCACCAAAGAATGTTTGATAATAGTGAGAACGTGTGCCAATTGGCACAATCCGCTTGCCCATAGTCAAATTTTTCCCAAAAGCTTTGAAATCTAGCAGCAATCCAAATCTTCCAGACTGTTTTACATGGCATTAATCTTAAAGCTACACACTCTGACCCTAAAATGCTCTGAGGATGGCACCAAAACAGTTCCAAAGTCTTATATGCCATGCATAGTTTTGTTCAACACAACTCCGCAGCAATGCATTTAAACTGACATtgactttaaaacattattttaattgacatgaaaaaaatgttaattgtatTTGGGTCAAAGTTATTAAGATGTCCAcatcaaaagaaatgtacaaaaagtgattttatgtccatttaagcacattaAATTTAAGTAAAGTGCCTacttttcaaataagtttttggagaataaaatgtcacaatttggttcaaataatgttacattgtaagtcagtgtaaaacaatatttaagtgaaaaataaaaaaaacatgcttattctgacatgcacatattaaaatatataaaataataagggAGCATGAGTAAAacattcttactgacaaatgggcaaaacctagtggcaaatttaaaaatgtcatatgtCATATGTCAAAAATCctaaattgatttttgttgtaaatatgcctgtCAAGATTGTTGCAATGAATGACATTTtagtgggtgtcttctgtaaatcaaggagaaatttatgatatttataataatttttgcttagaaaaacaaaagcaaaattgcaa
This region of Carassius auratus strain Wakin chromosome 17, ASM336829v1, whole genome shotgun sequence genomic DNA includes:
- the LOC113117389 gene encoding COMM domain-containing protein 9, with protein sequence MAFLTEDQFTALQLLLKAPSKDAVRQICTESYPAGASKCQSTVEKTANALSVSNSEAMQLLTAFHMLSHHVVYQNLTSPEQILPIFPESFHSNLKNLITKILLENSVTWRNEALSSQISLPKLVDLEWRVDMKTASDSLSRMAVPTCLLQMKLQDTPCISGGPSESTVTMELSKETLDTMIDGLGRIRDQLSTVARK